One window of Theropithecus gelada isolate Dixy chromosome 4, Tgel_1.0, whole genome shotgun sequence genomic DNA carries:
- the ELOVL5 gene encoding elongation of very long chain fatty acids protein 5 isoform X4, whose product MEHFDASLSTYFKALLGPRGISSSVLRMGPPPHTVVGWLQQLQAAHSEEEEKTFHLCGFKHKEAVSQSSLPAVIPQNSLATVALYAPA is encoded by the exons ATGGAACATTTTGATGCATCACTTAGTACCTATTTCAAGGCATTGCTTGGCCCCCGAG GTATCAGCAGCTCTGTCCTCAGAATGGGTCCCCCACCTCACACAGTTGTAGGATGGCTGCAGCAGCTCCAAGCAGCACattcagaggaagaagaaaaaacgTTTCATTTGTGTGGTTTTAAGCATAAGGAAGCTGTTTCCCAGAGCTCTTTGCCAGCTGTCATCCCTCAAAACTCACTGGCCACAGTTGCTTTATATGCCCCTGCCTGA